Proteins co-encoded in one Dendropsophus ebraccatus isolate aDenEbr1 chromosome 9, aDenEbr1.pat, whole genome shotgun sequence genomic window:
- the LOC138801845 gene encoding olfactory receptor 2A14-like gives MLSYLLDNHTNVVFHLLPFSSSADYKLLIVAIFSTIYLLGIILNAVVIAVICLDAHLHFPMYLFFSNLSVIDICYSTVVVPKLLHILLSGNGLVSFTQCFTQMYFFFMAASAEVILFFIMGYDRYVAICHPLHYPQILSMRNSTIIMDIMWICAFINSSFFIIPLLNLTYDGVVGLHQFFCDAITVFNSSRGGTNEFYIVICFECVLFGLCPFFCNVLSYIKIFCVIACIKSREARRKTFSTCSSHLIVMMIYYSTGGSHFMSSFYHAEPLLNQVLSMFYSTVVPMINPLVYSLRNNEIKKALQRLWKVK, from the coding sequence ATGTTGTCATATCTCCTGGACAATCACACAAATGTAGTTTTCCACCTCCTTCCATTTTCGTCCAGTGCTGATTATAAACTTCTAATTGTCGCTATTTTCTCCACTATTTACTTATTGGGAATCATTCTGAATGCAGTCGTTATTGCAGTCATATGTCTAGATGCTCATCTTCACTTCCCAATGTATCTCTTCTTCAGTAACTTATCCGTGATAGACATCTGCTACAGCACAGTGGTTGTCCCTAAACTTCTCCATATACTCTTATCCGGGAATGGCCTGGTATCCTTCACCCAGTGCTTCACCCAGATGTACTTTTTCTTTATGGCTGCCAGTGCTGAGGTGATACTTTTCTTTATTATGGGATATGATCGATATGTTGCGATTTGTCATCCGTTGCATTACCCCCAAATTCTAAGCATGAGGAACTCTACAATCATCATGGACATCATGTGGATTTGCGCCTTCATAAACTCATCTTTCTTCATCATCCCACTTCTGAACCTGACCTATGATGGGGTGGTTGGGCTTCATCAGTTCTTCTGTGATGCTATAACTGTATTCAACTCTTCCCGTGGTGGCACCAATGAGTTTTACATTGTAATCTGCTTTGAATGTGTCCTATTTGGGCTCTGCCCATTCTTTTGTAATGTTTTGTCGTACATCAAAATTTTTTGTGTCATTGCCTGTATTAAATCCAGGGAAGCAAGAAGAAAAACCTTCTCCACCTGTTCGTCCCACCTCATTGTCATGATGATCTATTATTCTACAGGAGGATCACACTTCATGTCCTCATTCTACCACGCAGAACCTCTCCTCAACCAAGTCCTGTCCATGTTCTATTCCACAGTGGTGCCCATGATAAACCCACTTGTTTATAGTCTACGCAACAATGAAATCAAGAAAGCTCTTCAGAGATTGTGGAAGGTGAAATGA
- the LOC138801846 gene encoding olfactory receptor 1f45-like: MSNLMDNRTYTLFHLVPFSPNPNDKFLFVSVFSTIYLSGVILNSLVIAVISLDANLHTPMYLFFCTLSTIDIFCTTVIVPKLLHILLSGNGLVTFTQCFTQMYFLFVATSAEVLLLFIMGYDRYVAICHPLHYHQILSLRNCSWIMVFTLVCAFINPSFFILALLNLTFDRLIILHQFFCDSLSVFNASYGGSNQFYIVVWTEWILLGLCPFFFNVVSYINIFCVIVRIKSRRGRRKTFSTCSSHLIVMMIYYSTGATHTISTFYHTGILLNQVLSMIYTTIVPMINPLVYSLRNNEFKKALRRLLKVK; encoded by the coding sequence ATGTCAAACCTCATGGACAATCGTACTTATACACTATTCCACCTTGTTCCATTCTCCCCAAATCCTAATGATAAATTTCTTTTTGTCAGCGTTTTCTCCACCATTTACTTATCGGGAGTCATTCTGAATTCACTTGTTATTGCGGTGATATCTCTAGATGCCAATCTACACACCCCGATGTATCTCTTCTTCTGTACATTATCTACCATAGACATCTTCTGCACCACAGTCATTGTCCCTAAACTTCTCCATATACTATTATCTGGGAATGGCCTGGTAACCTTCACCCAGTGCTTCACCCAGATGTACTTTTTGTTTGTGGCAACCAGTGCTGAGGTGCTGCTTCTCTTTATAATGGGATATGACCGATATGTTGCGATCTGTCATCCGTTGCATTACCACCAAATCTTGAGCCTGAGGAACTGTTCGTGGATTATGGTCTTCACGTTGGTTTGCGCCTTCATAAACCCGTCTTTTTTTATCCTTGCACTCCTAAACCTGACGTTTGATCGACTTATAATTCTTCATCAGTTCTTCTGTGATTCTCTATCGGTATTTAATGCATCCTATGGAGGCTCCAATCAGTTTTATATTGTAGTCTGGACAGAATGGATTCTGCTTGGACTCTGCCCATTCTTTTTTAACGTGGTGTCGTACATTAACATTTTTTGTGTCATTGTACGAATTAAAtccaggagaggaagaagaaaaacCTTCTCCACCTGCTCTTCCCACCTCATTGTCATGATGATCTACTATTCTACAGGAGCAACACACACGATATCCACATTCTACCACACAGGAATTCTCCTCAACCAAGTCCTGTCAATGATCTATACCACCATTGTCCCCATGATAAACCCACTTGTCTATAGTCTACGTAACAATGAATTCAAGAAAGCTCTTCGGAGATTGTTGAAGGTGAAATAG
- the LOC138801848 gene encoding olfactory receptor 2T1-like encodes MAYDRYAAICHPLHYKHMLSKKTCSLFIAGSWLIGSLNSLLLTIPASKMSFCHSNNIAQFFCEAKALTKIACVGTETFYAAVYADIALVGTGSFLCSLMSYVKILRVILAIKSTEGRRKAFSTCSAHVAVITIYYGTATAVYLIPSSLHTESLEQVITVVFAIVTPILNPLIYSLRNKELRSAMETLFR; translated from the coding sequence ATGGCCTATGACCGGTACGCAGCCATATGTCACCCCTTACACTATAAGCACATGTTGAGTAAGAAGACATGTTCTCTGTTCATCGCTGGTAGTTGGCTTATCGGAAGTCTCAATTCTTTACTATTGACAATACCCGCATCGAAGATGTCATTTTGTCACTCGAACAACATTGCCCAATTCTTTTGTGAGGCCAAAGCATTGACCAAGATCGCCTGTGTCGGCACTGAAACCTTCTATGCCGCTGTTTATGCCGACATTGCGCTGGTGGGAACGGGCTCATTTCTCTGTAGCTTGATGTCTTATGTGAAGATTCTAAGAGTCATCTTGGCTATTAAGTCCACAGAAGGAAGAAGAAAGGCCTTCTCCACCTGTTCAGCTCACGTGGCCGTTATCACCATCTACTATGGCACTGCCACTGCTGTCTACCTAATACCCTCATCACTACATACCGAGTCTCTGGAGCAGGTTATCACGGTGGTATTCGCCATTGTAACACCCATATTAAACCCTTTAATATACAGTCTAAGAAATAAAGAACTGAGGAGCGCAATGGAGACTTTATTTAGATGA